The sequence ACCGCGCCAGTCCGACCAGCCGAGCGCGGCCGTCGCGAGGACCACGCAGGACCCGCCCACCGCGCTCATCAGGTAGAGCGTCACGTACCGGACGCGGCCGAGCTGCACCTCGAGGTACGGCCCGACGGCCCACAGCGCCACCATGTTGAGCAGGATGTGGAAGAACGAGCTCGGCGAGTGCAGGAACGCCGCGGTCAGGAACCGCCACGGCTCCTCGTGCCCGTCGATCGGCGTGTAGTACCAGCGGTCGGTGAACCCGTCGATCGTCCACTGCGCGACGTACGCGACGACGCACAGCGCGATGATCGCGAGCGTGCCCACCGGACGCGCTCCCGGGTGCACCACGCCGCCGAACCGCGTCCTGACCGACCGCGTGCCCCGCGCGGCGTCGCGCACGCAGTCGACGCACTGGATGCCGACCGCTGCGGGACGCTGGCAGTCCGGGCAGGCCGGCCGGCCGCAGCGCTGGCAGCGGACGTAGGAGACCCGGTCCGGGTGACGCGGGCACACGGGAGCCTCGACCGTGGGGTCGGGGGAGAGGTTCTCGCTGATCGTCGGTCCTGTCGTGAGTGCTGGGGCGCCGCCCGCGCCGGGGTCAGGCCTCGATGTCGACGGACTCGATCACGACGTCCTGCACGGGCCGGTCACCGGGCCGCGTCGGGGTCGTCGCGATCGCGTCCACGACCGCGCGGCTCGCGTCGTCCGCGACCTTGCCGAAGATCGTGTGCTTGCCGTTGAGCCAGTCGGGGGACGTGACCGTGATGAAGAACTGCGAGCCGTTGGTCCCGCCGACCTTGCCGGTGGTCGGGTCCAGGCGCTTGCCGGCGTTCGCCATGGCGAGCAGGTAGGGCTCGGAGAAGGAGAGCTCCGGGTGGATCTCGTCGTCGAAGTTGTAGCCGGGGCCACCGCGGCCGTTCCCGAGCGGGTCCCCGCCCTGGATCATGAAGCCGTCGATCACGCGGTGGAAGACCACGCCGGCGTACAGCGGGTCGTTGCGCGTGGCGCCCGTGGACGGGTCGGTCCACTCCTGGGTGCCCGTCGCCAGGCCCACGAAGTTCTGGACGGTGCGCGGCGCGTGGTTCTCGAAGAGCTCGATCCGGATGTCACCGGCGGTCGTGTGCAGGGTCGCGAACATGGCGCCAGTCTCCCACGCAGCACCCACCGTCGCCGAGGTCGTCACTCCTGTGGGCGGGAGCAGACGACGAGGTCGGGCGACGCGGCCCATGCGCGGGGCGCCGACCGGTGGCAGAGTGTGAGGTCAGCGCCTAGAACCCGTGGGAGAGTCCAACATGCCGTTCAACCGCCGCCCGGACATCGACACCGACGAGCTCAAGAAGCAGGCCGCCGACCAGGCGAAGGCCGCCGCCGACTCGCTCAAGGACGCGAGCAGCAGCGCGGCCGCCAAGGCCGCCGACGCCGCGAGCCACGCCAAGGACTGGACCACCCCCAAGGTGGAGGGGTTCATCGACTGGCTGCTCCCGCGCGTCGAGCACCTGTACAAGGAGAGCGTGAAGGCCGCCGCACCGAAGGTCGAGCAGGCCGCGGACAAGGTCTCGCCCGCGATCGACACGGCGCACGACAAGCTGGTCGACGACCTGCTGCCGCGCCTGGTCCAGGCCATGAACGAGGCCGCGGAGAAGGCCGGCGCCGCCGCCGCGCACGCAGCGGACGCCGCGGCCGACAAGGCGGCCGCCGGTGCGGCAGCCGTCGCCGCTGCCGCCGCCGCCAAGAAGGAGAAGAAGCACACGGGAGCCAAGGTCTTCTGGACCCTGGTCGGTCTCGCGGGCGCCGCCGCGGCGTTCGCGGCCTGGCGCAGCTCGCGCAGCACGGTCGACCCGTGGGCCGAGCCGTGGGAGCCGGCCGACTCGTTCGGCTCCACCGACGGCTCCCCGGCGGACCGCGCGAGCGACGCCCGCGCCGACCTGGCCGGTGCCGCCGGTGACGCCGCGGACGCGATCGGCGAGGCCGCGGGCTCGGCCGTCGCCAAGGGCCGCGACGCGGCCGCGAAGGCCGCGGACGCCCTGAGCGACGCGAAGGACGACGTGGCGGAGAAGGTCGAGGAGCTGAGCGAGAAGGCCAAGGACGCCGCGACCGAGGCGACGCGCAAGGTCACCCGCCGCGCGGCCCCGAAGAAGCCGGATGCCGAGGGCACCGACCCGGCGATCTGACGCGGCGCACCACCGCGGGCCGGATCGTCGGTAGCGCGCCCCCTCGGCGCCACCGCACGCGACCTCGCCGACAGCACACGCTCGAGCAACGTGGCTGTCGGCGAGGTCGCGTGCTCTCAGCGCAGGCGGGAGAGGGATCCCGGCTGCCTGAACCGTTTAGGCCATTGTGGCGAAAGTGCTCGTCAGCGGACTATTCGCCTGGCGTGTCGCGCGGTGGCGACCCCCTCCGACGCGGACGCCTGCCGTCCGTCCTGTCGGAAGAGGAGCCATGTCGCCACGACCCCGTCCCCCCCGCGCCCGGCGCGGCCGCACCCGCAGCGTCGCGGGTGTCGCCGCGCTCGCGCTCACCGCGGGCGCCCTCGTCGTCCCCCTCGCGAGCGCCGCGTCCGCGGCCCCGGCGTTCAACTACGCCGAGGCCCTGCAGAAGTCGATGTTCTTCTACCAGGCGCAGGCCTCCGGAGACCTGCCGGAGAACTACCCCGTGTCCTGGCGCGGTGACTCCGGCATGACCGACGGCGCGGACGTCGGCAAGGACCTCACCGGCGGCTGGTACGACGCGGGCGACCACGTGAAGTTCGGCTTCCCCATGGCCTTCACGACGACGATGCTCGCCTGGGGCGCTGTCGCCAGCCCGGACGGCTACGCGAAGGCCGGCCAGACCGACGAGATCCAGAGCAACCTGCGCTGGGTCAACGACTACTTCGTCAAGGCGCACACCGCCCCCAACGAGCTGTACGTGCAGGTGGGCGACGGCGAGGCCGACCACAAGTGGTGGGGCCCCGCCGAGGTCATGACGATGGCGCGGCCGTCGATGAAGATCACGGCGTCCTGCCCGGGTTCCGACGTCGCGGGGGAGACGGCCGCCGCCATGGCCGCCTCCTCGCTGGTGTTCGCCGACGACGACCCGGCGTACGCCGCCAAGCTCGTCACCCACGCCAAGCAGCTCTACTCGTTCGCGGACACCTACCGCGGCGCGTACTCCGACTGCGTGACGGGGGCGTCCGCGTACTACAAGTCCTGGTCCGGCTACCAGGACGAGCTGGTCTGGGGCGCGTACTGGCTCTACAAGGCGACGGGTGACCGGACGTACCTGGCCAAGGCGGAGGCGGAGTACGACAAGCTCGGCACCGAGAACCAGTCGACGACCCGCTCCTACAAGTGGACCGTCGCGTGGGACAACAAGCAGTTCGCCACCTACGCCCTCCTGGCGATGGAGACCGGCAAGCAGAAGTACGTCGACGACGCGAACCGCTGGCTCGACTACTGGACCGTCGGCGTCAACGGCGAGAAGGTCCGCTACTCCCCGGGCGGCCAGGCTGTGCTCGACTCGTGGGGCTCGCTGCGGTACGCCGCGAACACCTCGTTCGTCGCCCTGGTCTACTCCGACTGGGTCGGCGACGCGACGCGCAAGGCGCGCTACCACGACTTCGGCCTGCGGCAGATCAACTACGCGCTCGGCGACAACCCCCGCAAGTCGTCGTACGTGGTGGGCTTCGGCACCAACTCGCCCACCAAGCCGCACCACCGCACCGCGCACGGCTCCTGGCTCGACTCGATCACCACGCCGGTCGAGTCCCGGCACGTCCTGTACGGCGCGCTCGTCGGCGGCCCCGGCGCGCCCGACGACGCGTACAAGGACGACCGGCAGGACTACGTGGCCAACGAGGTCGCCACGGACTACAACGCCGGCTTCTCGTCCGCGCTGGCGTACCTGGTCGACGAGTACGGCGGCACGCCGCTCGCGTCGTTCCCGCGGGCCGAAACGCCCGACGGCGACCAGATCTTCGTCGAGGCCCAGCTGAACCAGCCGCCGAGCGGCACGTTCACCGAGGTCAAGGCCATGATCCGGAACCAGTCCGCGTTCCCCGCGCGGTCCCTGACCAACGGCACGGTGCGCTACTGGTTCCGCACCGACGGCTTCGCCGCGTCGGACGTGACCCTCACGGCGAACTACTCCGAGTGCGGCGCGCAGTCGGGCAAGGGCGTCAGCGCGGGCGGCACACTGGGCTACGTCCAGCTCTCCTGCGCCGGCCAGAACATCTACCCGGGCGGCCAGTCGCAGCACCGCCGCGAGATCCAGTTCCGGCTCACCGGCCCCGCCGGCTGGGACGCGACCAACGACCCGTCGTTCGCCGGGCTGACGCAGACCGGCCTGGCCAAGGCGCCCGCGATCACGCTCTACGACGGCGGCAAGCTGATCTGGGGCACCGAGCCGACCGGCACCACGCCGGGCGACACCACCGCCCCGACGGCACCCGGCACGCCCGCCGCGTCCGCGATCACGTCGACCGGCGCGACCCTCACCTGGGCCGCCTCGACCGACGCCGTGGGCGTCACCGGGTACGACGTCTACCGGGTCCAGGGGACGACGAGCACGCTCGTCGCCTCGCCCACCACCACGTCGACGACGCTCACCGGCCTCACCGCCGGCACCGCCTACACCTACGTGGTCAAGGCGCGCGACGCCGCCGGGAACGTGTCCGCCGCCTCGTCGGCCGTCACCTTCACGACGACCGCCGCACCCGCGGACACCACCGCGCCGACCGTCCCCGGCACGCCCACGGCCTCGGCCGTGACCTCGTCGGGCGCGACGCTCACCTGGGCCGCGTCGACGGACGCCGGTTCCGGCGTGGCGAAGTACGAGGTGCTGCGGGTCCAGGGGACGACGAGCACGCTCGTCGCCTCGCCCACCACCACGTCGACGACCCTCACCGGCCTCACCGCCGGCACCGCGTACACCTACGCGGTGCGTGCGGTCGACGCCGCGGGCAACACCTCCGCGTCCAGCGCGGCGGTGACGTTCACGACCACCACCACGACGACCCCGCCCCCGGATCCCGCGGGCTCCTGCAAGGTCGTCTACACGCCCAACGGCTGGAACACGGGGTTCACCGCGTCGGTGAAGATCACCAACACGGGCACCTCGCCGCTCACCTGGTCCCTCGGGTTCGCGTTCCCGTCCGGTCAGAAGCTGTCCTCGGGCTGGAGCGCCACCTGGACCCAGACGGGCACCGCGGTGACCGCTACGGGCCTGTCCTGGAACGCGACGCTGGCTCCGGGCGCGAGCACGGAGATCGGCTTCCAGGGCACGCACAACGGCACCAACACCTCGCCGTCGACCTTCACGGTCAACGGCACCACCTGCTCCTGACCCGGAGCGTCTGACCGATCGACCGGAGGGGCCGGCGCCACGCGCGCCGGCCCCTCCGCCGTCCCATCACCGCCCGTCCCATCACCGCCCGTTCCTCTCCGCGCATGTTCCACGCCACCGCGCCGCCTCGACCAGCCGCACCGGCCAGGGACCGGCAGGCTGGAACGCCACTCCGGCCGCCGAGATCGTCACCCGCACCCGAGAGCGCGCGCCCCAACCGCGCCCTCGCACCCAACTGACGAGCTCGAGGATCCGACCGCCGAGATCGTCACTCCTGCGCGAGAGCGCGCGCCCCAACCGCGCCCTCGCAACCAACTGACGAGGTCGAGGGCTGGGGGGCTCCGGGACTGTGGGGAGCGAACTGGTGGGGAATGAGGTGGGGTGGGGCGGCGGGTCGGGGCAGGATGCTCGGATGACGAGCGGCATGGAGACGGTCTGGCCCGCGGCGGGCGTGCTGGTGCGCAGCGGTGACCTGGAGCTGAGGTACCTGGACGACGAGCTGGCGCTGCGGCTCGCACTGCTCGCCGCGGACGGGGTGCACGCGCCCGACTTCATGCCCTTCACCAACCCCTGGACCCGCGGAACGCCCGACGAGGTGGCCCGCAGCGTCCTGCAGTACCAGTGGAAGCTGCGCTCGACGTTCGGCCCCGAGGCGTGGGCGCTCGAGCTCGCCGTCCTCCGCGACGGCGAGGTGCTCGGGATCCAGGGGATGTACACCGAGAAGTTCACACTCACGAGGTCCGGCGAGACCGGCTCCTGGCTCGGCCTGCGGTACCAGGGGCAGGGTGTCGGCACGCGCATGCGCCTGGCGGTGCTGCACCTGTTGTTCGAGGGCCTCGACGCGCAACGCGCGACGACCTCGGCATTCGCGGACAACGGCCCGTCGAACGCCGTGACCCGCCGACTGGGCTACCGCGAGAACGGCACCGACACCGCCGTGCGTGAGGACGCCCCGGTGGTCAGCCGACGCTACGTCCTCGAGCGCGCCGACTGGGACGCCCGCCCGCCAGAGCTGCGCCCCCCGGTCGAGCTCGAGGGCGTCGGTCCGCTACGGGCGTTCCTGCGGCTCGACGGCGCGGACGGGTCCGGGTCCGCGCACACCCCGTCCACCACCGCGGACGACTGATCGCGCCGTCGCGCCCAGGCGGTGGCCGCCGCTGGAAGGAGCGCTTTCGGGCCGGATCGCTTCGCGCTAGATAGACGTACCCACTAGATAGCCGTACTGTCTAAGTCGTGACCGATGTGCAGTGGCCGGCCGAGTGGATGCGGGGCGTGCTCGAGGTCTGCGTGCTGCGCGTCGTCGGTCTCGGACCGACCTACGGCTACGCGATCGGGCAAGCGCTGGAGGAGGCCGGCCTCGGCTCGGTCAAGGGCGGGACGCTGTACCCGCTGCTCACGAGGTTCGAGCAGGCCGGTCTGGTCGACATCGAGTGGCGTCCGGGCGCGGGCGGGCCGGGCCGCAAGTACTACACGCTCACGGCGGCCGGCCGCGCCGAGGCGCAGCGCCGGGCAGGGGACTGGGTCGCCTTCAGCGACACCGTCACCAGGGTGCTGACCACGTCCGACGAGGACGCGGCCGACCTGCCGGCGAGAGACGGGCACGACGAGGGTGCTCGCAAGGGCGACGAGAGGTGAGGACCGTGACCAGGGGAGCAAACGCGCGGCAGACGGCACGCGGGCGGGCGCGGTTCCGGATCGAGGAGCGGATCGCGCCCCACGTCGACCCGCTGTGGGCTGAGCAGGTGCTCCTGGAGCTGCGGCTGCAGGGCGTCGGCGGGAGCCGGATCGCGGGTGTGCTGGCGGAGGTCGAGTCGCACGTCGTCGAGAGTGGTGAGAGCGCGGCGTCGGCCTTCGGCGAGCCCGTCGAGTACGCCCGCTCGCTCGCGCTGGAGCCCGACCCCACTCAGGAGACCAAGCCCGGCGCGGTCGACGTCGCGCTCGCCTTCGGCCAGGTGGCGGGTGCCGTCCTCCTGGTCGGCGGCGGCTACGCGCTCGGCGCGCGGCAACCCGCTCCGCTCACCTGGGGGGTCCTCGTGACGGTCCTCCTCGCGACCGTCGTCACAGGCCTCGTGCTCCGGTTCGGCGACCAGGTGCTCCGGGTCGTCGTCGGCTCGACCTGGCAGTTCGTCCTGGGTGCGGGAGCAGTGGTGCTGGTGGTGCCCCTGCCGGCGGTCCTGATCCGCACGACCCTCATCGAGGTCGGCGGCGCACCGATGCTCGCCGCGGGCGCGGCGCTGCTCCTGGGCGCCGCCGTGGTGGAGCTCGTGAGGTCGGCTCCGGACGACCCGATCACCTCACCGTTCGACGTGCCGGCCGATCCGTCCGCCCGCGCCACACACCGGTGGAGCGG is a genomic window of Cellulomonas fulva containing:
- a CDS encoding peptidylprolyl isomerase, producing the protein MFATLHTTAGDIRIELFENHAPRTVQNFVGLATGTQEWTDPSTGATRNDPLYAGVVFHRVIDGFMIQGGDPLGNGRGGPGYNFDDEIHPELSFSEPYLLAMANAGKRLDPTTGKVGGTNGSQFFITVTSPDWLNGKHTIFGKVADDASRAVVDAIATTPTRPGDRPVQDVVIESVDIEA
- a CDS encoding glycoside hydrolase family 9 protein, yielding MSPRPRPPRARRGRTRSVAGVAALALTAGALVVPLASAASAAPAFNYAEALQKSMFFYQAQASGDLPENYPVSWRGDSGMTDGADVGKDLTGGWYDAGDHVKFGFPMAFTTTMLAWGAVASPDGYAKAGQTDEIQSNLRWVNDYFVKAHTAPNELYVQVGDGEADHKWWGPAEVMTMARPSMKITASCPGSDVAGETAAAMAASSLVFADDDPAYAAKLVTHAKQLYSFADTYRGAYSDCVTGASAYYKSWSGYQDELVWGAYWLYKATGDRTYLAKAEAEYDKLGTENQSTTRSYKWTVAWDNKQFATYALLAMETGKQKYVDDANRWLDYWTVGVNGEKVRYSPGGQAVLDSWGSLRYAANTSFVALVYSDWVGDATRKARYHDFGLRQINYALGDNPRKSSYVVGFGTNSPTKPHHRTAHGSWLDSITTPVESRHVLYGALVGGPGAPDDAYKDDRQDYVANEVATDYNAGFSSALAYLVDEYGGTPLASFPRAETPDGDQIFVEAQLNQPPSGTFTEVKAMIRNQSAFPARSLTNGTVRYWFRTDGFAASDVTLTANYSECGAQSGKGVSAGGTLGYVQLSCAGQNIYPGGQSQHRREIQFRLTGPAGWDATNDPSFAGLTQTGLAKAPAITLYDGGKLIWGTEPTGTTPGDTTAPTAPGTPAASAITSTGATLTWAASTDAVGVTGYDVYRVQGTTSTLVASPTTTSTTLTGLTAGTAYTYVVKARDAAGNVSAASSAVTFTTTAAPADTTAPTVPGTPTASAVTSSGATLTWAASTDAGSGVAKYEVLRVQGTTSTLVASPTTTSTTLTGLTAGTAYTYAVRAVDAAGNTSASSAAVTFTTTTTTTPPPDPAGSCKVVYTPNGWNTGFTASVKITNTGTSPLTWSLGFAFPSGQKLSSGWSATWTQTGTAVTATGLSWNATLAPGASTEIGFQGTHNGTNTSPSTFTVNGTTCS
- a CDS encoding GNAT family N-acetyltransferase, with translation MTSGMETVWPAAGVLVRSGDLELRYLDDELALRLALLAADGVHAPDFMPFTNPWTRGTPDEVARSVLQYQWKLRSTFGPEAWALELAVLRDGEVLGIQGMYTEKFTLTRSGETGSWLGLRYQGQGVGTRMRLAVLHLLFEGLDAQRATTSAFADNGPSNAVTRRLGYRENGTDTAVREDAPVVSRRYVLERADWDARPPELRPPVELEGVGPLRAFLRLDGADGSGSAHTPSTTADD
- a CDS encoding PadR family transcriptional regulator; translated protein: MTDVQWPAEWMRGVLEVCVLRVVGLGPTYGYAIGQALEEAGLGSVKGGTLYPLLTRFEQAGLVDIEWRPGAGGPGRKYYTLTAAGRAEAQRRAGDWVAFSDTVTRVLTTSDEDAADLPARDGHDEGARKGDER